In a genomic window of Candidatus Margulisiibacteriota bacterium:
- a CDS encoding adenylosuccinate synthetase: MTVRVVVGTQWGDEGKGKITDLLAEHADIVVRYQGGNNAGHTVIVGQEIFKLHLIPSGILFPQTVCVIGNGVVVDPDVLLEEIAMLRGRGVKVSPDNLKISSAAHLILAKHKKQDREQEAGRAADKKIGTTGRGIGPAYVDKIDRSGARLEIFLRQNTPADLSEFQEKLRPYVIDSVKYLNEALAAGKNILLEGAQGTMLDVDHGTYPFVTSSNPTAGGACTGSGIGPTKIDEVWGVVKAYSTRVGEGPFPTELFDKDGEYLRAAGAEFGTTTGRARRCGWFDAVVVKHAVRVNGLTDLVITKLDVLDKLSKIKICTAYEIDGQTVADLPTDLELFSRAKPVYIEVDGWQKDTTHCRSFSELPSEALKYIARLQELLGVKITLVSTGPDRAQAMRRDI; the protein is encoded by the coding sequence ATGACAGTTCGTGTAGTGGTTGGCACGCAGTGGGGCGATGAAGGCAAGGGCAAGATCACCGATCTGCTGGCCGAGCATGCCGATATTGTCGTGCGTTATCAGGGCGGCAACAATGCCGGCCATACGGTCATTGTTGGGCAGGAAATTTTTAAGCTGCATTTGATACCGTCAGGAATTTTGTTCCCCCAAACAGTCTGCGTGATCGGCAATGGCGTGGTTGTCGATCCCGATGTCCTGCTGGAGGAGATCGCCATGCTGCGCGGCCGCGGTGTCAAAGTTAGTCCGGACAATCTCAAAATCTCTTCCGCGGCGCATTTGATTTTGGCCAAACATAAAAAGCAAGACCGTGAGCAGGAGGCCGGGCGCGCGGCGGACAAAAAAATCGGTACGACGGGGCGCGGGATCGGCCCGGCTTATGTTGACAAAATCGACCGGTCTGGCGCGCGGCTGGAAATTTTTTTGCGCCAAAACACGCCGGCGGATTTAAGTGAATTTCAGGAAAAACTGCGGCCTTACGTTATTGACAGCGTGAAATATCTCAATGAAGCTCTGGCCGCCGGCAAAAATATTCTGCTAGAGGGCGCGCAGGGCACTATGCTCGATGTGGATCACGGCACATATCCTTTTGTGACCTCATCCAATCCTACCGCCGGTGGCGCCTGCACTGGCTCCGGCATCGGCCCCACGAAAATTGACGAAGTTTGGGGTGTGGTCAAGGCTTACTCTACGCGTGTTGGCGAAGGGCCGTTCCCGACAGAGTTGTTCGACAAAGACGGGGAGTATTTGCGCGCGGCAGGCGCGGAGTTCGGCACGACCACCGGGCGCGCGCGGCGCTGCGGCTGGTTTGACGCGGTGGTGGTCAAGCACGCGGTTAGAGTAAACGGTCTGACTGATTTAGTGATAACAAAACTGGATGTGCTGGACAAACTGTCGAAAATAAAGATCTGCACGGCTTATGAAATTGACGGCCAGACTGTCGCGGATCTGCCGACCGATCTGGAATTATTTTCCCGTGCCAAACCGGTTTATATAGAAGTCGACGGCTGGCAAAAAGACACGACGCATTGCCGCTCTTTTTCCGAATTGCCTTCAGAAGCCCTGAAGTATATTGCCAGGCTGCAGGAATTGCTCGGCGTGAAGATCACGCTGGTTTCCACTGGCCCGGACAGAGCGCAAGCGATGCGGCGGGATATTTAA
- the ispH gene encoding 4-hydroxy-3-methylbut-2-enyl diphosphate reductase encodes MKVVLIEPRGFCRGVRQALQLLDNTLQKSSPVYVLNEIVHNKTIIDVYQKKGVIFAQSIQEAPAGSHIVFSAHGVAPEIVRQAKERRLKIIDATCPLVKKVHQEAAAFTQKNIPIIYIGHKKHEEVRGVYGEAPHNITIVENLKDVSRLPRARAQYAVLTQTTLNIRDTQEIIAELKKHFQIIEPRQKDICYATAARQEAVQKAAPQVEAVIIIGSRNSSNSIRLKEIAEAAGARAYLADSCQELPPEIKKYQSIGLTSGASAPEYLVQECLTYLHSLSK; translated from the coding sequence ATGAAAGTTGTATTGATCGAGCCCCGTGGTTTTTGTCGCGGGGTACGTCAAGCCCTACAGCTGCTGGACAACACGCTGCAAAAAAGTTCCCCTGTCTACGTTCTAAATGAGATCGTGCACAATAAAACCATCATTGATGTTTACCAAAAAAAAGGCGTTATTTTCGCGCAAAGTATTCAGGAGGCGCCGGCTGGCAGCCACATCGTATTCAGCGCGCACGGCGTGGCGCCGGAAATAGTCCGGCAGGCCAAAGAACGCCGCTTGAAAATTATCGACGCCACCTGTCCGCTGGTCAAGAAAGTGCATCAGGAAGCGGCGGCGTTTACCCAAAAAAACATTCCGATCATTTATATTGGCCACAAAAAGCACGAGGAAGTCCGCGGCGTTTACGGCGAGGCTCCGCACAACATCACCATTGTGGAAAATTTGAAGGATGTTTCCCGTCTGCCGCGCGCGCGCGCGCAGTATGCCGTGCTGACCCAGACCACTTTAAATATTCGGGATACGCAGGAAATTATCGCCGAACTGAAAAAACATTTTCAAATAATTGAACCGCGCCAAAAAGATATTTGCTATGCCACCGCCGCGCGACAGGAAGCAGTACAAAAAGCCGCGCCGCAGGTCGAGGCCGTGATCATTATCGGCTCGCGGAACAGCTCTAATTCGATACGGCTCAAGGAGATCGCCGAAGCCGCAGGCGCGCGCGCGTATCTAGCAGACAGCTGTCAAGAACTGCCGCCAGAAATCAAAAAATATCAGTCCATCGGCCTCACTTCAGGCGCTTCCGCGCCGGAGTATTTGGTGCAGGAGTGTTTGACCTATTTGCACAGCCTGTCCAAATAG
- the mutS gene encoding DNA mismatch repair protein MutS, producing the protein MRRETPEATPMMRQYLDIKARHQDAIVFFRLGDFYEMFYADAELAARELELTLTGRGSKEHKMPMCGVPYHAADNYIARLINKGYKVAICEQVEDPALAKGLTKREVTKIITPGTLIDEKLISDKAANYLAAITSADSKDETFGLAFADISTGVFKTAELHGQENLRAEILRLDPKEIIYTAAENPADLAVPATRVDLPGVESALKILAHFSRDTARDFALESKPLALQAAAAVFNYFKAAQKTELKQLTRLETYLPQNYMYLDNASRKNLELTETIRSGGKTGSLYGLLDKTKTSMGSRLLKEWLCYPLLDQTEIESRYAAVGELLNDLVARAELTELLKDVYDIERLIGRITNGNAGARDLVYLKESLRVMQSLTPTLRQFSAPLLTALNNSAQQKILQEICSLIDQAIVDEPPLLVTAGNIFRDGYNAELDELRRISRSGKQWIAEQESQERERTGIKSLKIGYNSVFGYYIEISHANRDLVPENYIRKQTLTTAERYITPELKEKEELLLSAGSRIEKLEHRLFSELRQSIAASTREIQNAARAAAALDTLLALAQNAAERHFVRPSILKDSAAKLYIKNGRHPVVEQALGTAAFVPNDLFLAPADTRLLLLFGPNMSGKSTYMRQTALLVLLAQAGSFVPADSMEFTLVDRLFTRVGAMDDLFSGKSTFMVEMAETANIVRSATKNSLIILDEVGRGTSTYDGMAIAWALTEYIYLRLGAATIFATHYHELAQLAGKYPQIKNCNVSVAEKGQDIIFLHKVAPGPASGSYGIHVARLAGLPEEITARAAQILSTLEKPQTSSGQISLF; encoded by the coding sequence ATGCGCAGAGAAACGCCTGAGGCCACACCGATGATGCGCCAGTATTTGGACATCAAGGCGCGGCATCAGGACGCTATTGTTTTTTTCCGGCTGGGTGATTTTTATGAAATGTTTTACGCTGACGCCGAATTGGCGGCGCGGGAATTAGAATTAACGCTGACCGGCCGCGGCAGCAAAGAACACAAAATGCCGATGTGCGGCGTGCCATATCATGCGGCGGATAATTACATCGCGCGGCTCATCAACAAAGGCTACAAAGTGGCGATCTGCGAGCAGGTGGAAGATCCGGCTCTGGCCAAAGGCCTGACCAAACGCGAAGTCACCAAGATCATCACGCCGGGCACGTTGATCGACGAAAAGTTAATTTCCGACAAAGCGGCCAACTATCTGGCGGCAATTACCAGCGCGGACAGCAAAGACGAAACTTTTGGCCTGGCTTTCGCCGATATTTCCACCGGCGTTTTCAAAACCGCTGAGCTGCATGGACAGGAAAATCTGCGCGCGGAAATTCTGCGCCTCGACCCGAAAGAAATCATTTACACCGCCGCGGAAAATCCGGCAGATCTGGCCGTACCCGCTACGCGCGTCGATCTGCCAGGTGTGGAAAGCGCGCTAAAAATTTTGGCGCATTTTTCCCGTGATACGGCGCGGGATTTTGCCCTGGAAAGCAAACCGCTGGCTTTGCAGGCCGCCGCGGCGGTTTTCAATTATTTTAAGGCCGCGCAAAAAACCGAACTGAAACAATTAACCAGACTGGAAACTTATCTGCCGCAAAACTATATGTATCTGGACAATGCCTCGCGCAAAAATCTGGAACTGACAGAGACTATTCGCAGCGGCGGCAAGACCGGCTCGCTATACGGACTGCTGGACAAAACCAAAACGTCCATGGGCAGCCGCCTGCTTAAAGAATGGCTTTGCTATCCTCTGCTGGACCAAACGGAAATCGAGAGCCGCTACGCCGCGGTCGGCGAATTGTTAAATGATCTGGTGGCGCGCGCGGAACTGACCGAATTGTTAAAAGATGTTTATGATATCGAACGGCTGATCGGACGCATCACCAACGGCAACGCCGGCGCGCGCGACCTCGTCTATCTGAAAGAATCGCTGCGCGTCATGCAGAGTTTAACGCCGACTCTGCGGCAGTTTTCCGCGCCGCTGCTGACCGCGCTCAATAACAGCGCTCAACAAAAAATTCTGCAGGAAATCTGCAGCCTGATCGACCAGGCCATCGTTGATGAACCGCCGTTGCTGGTGACCGCCGGTAATATTTTCCGTGACGGTTACAACGCCGAACTAGACGAACTGCGCCGGATCAGCCGCTCGGGCAAACAATGGATCGCCGAGCAGGAAAGTCAGGAACGGGAGCGCACCGGAATTAAATCGCTGAAAATCGGCTACAATTCGGTTTTCGGTTACTATATAGAGATCTCGCACGCCAACCGCGATCTCGTGCCGGAAAATTACATCCGCAAACAAACGCTAACCACCGCCGAACGCTATATCACGCCGGAATTAAAAGAAAAAGAGGAATTGCTGTTGAGCGCCGGCAGCCGCATAGAAAAACTGGAGCATCGCCTTTTCAGTGAGCTGCGGCAAAGTATCGCCGCGTCGACCAGAGAGATACAAAACGCCGCGCGGGCGGCTGCCGCGCTGGACACGCTGCTGGCTCTGGCACAAAACGCGGCGGAGAGACATTTCGTCCGGCCCAGTATTCTCAAGGACAGCGCGGCTAAACTTTACATTAAAAATGGCCGCCATCCGGTCGTGGAGCAGGCGCTCGGGACAGCGGCGTTCGTGCCCAACGATCTGTTCCTCGCGCCCGCCGACACCCGCTTGCTGCTGCTGTTCGGCCCCAATATGTCCGGCAAATCCACTTATATGCGGCAGACCGCGCTGCTCGTGCTGCTGGCGCAGGCCGGCAGTTTTGTGCCGGCGGACAGCATGGAATTCACGCTAGTCGACCGGCTTTTCACGCGTGTCGGCGCGATGGACGATCTTTTTTCCGGCAAATCGACTTTCATGGTCGAGATGGCCGAGACCGCCAATATTGTGCGCAGCGCCACGAAAAATTCGCTGATAATTCTCGACGAAGTCGGACGCGGCACCAGCACTTATGACGGCATGGCTATCGCCTGGGCTTTGACGGAATACATTTATCTGCGTCTCGGCGCAGCCACAATTTTTGCCACGCATTATCATGAACTCGCACAGCTGGCCGGTAAATATCCGCAGATCAAAAATTGCAATGTGTCTGTCGCCGAAAAAGGTCAGGACATTATTTTCCTGCACAAAGTCGCGCCCGGCCCGGCCAGCGGCAGCTACGGCATACACGTGGCGCGGCTGGCCGGACTGCCGGAAGAGATCACCGCGCGCGCCGCGCAAATCCTGTCCACGCTGGAAAAACCGCAGACCAGCAGCGGGCAAATAAGTTTATTTTAA
- a CDS encoding LCP family protein translates to MFSGAQKKILIIIAIVSIAGALSGILINVLNYSAETFGMLVKLLTMTFPQRHLSNNTTVLIMGVDNSADNIRRADTIMVANLNPYTKYIGVLSIPRDCRMPVPGHGQTKINHAYAYGGPQLLREAVSNYLQTPIPYYIEIDINGLAALVDQIGGVPLDVEKRMYYVDRAGDLYIDLQPGYQVLDGSKALQYVRFRNDAAVDLGRIERQHKFLQAVGNKLLKANIIFKAPTMIFKMAKFVRTNAPASLFIDVANRAKEAYQLGHLDIVTIPGAPVDINGVAYLQPDWQRTQNLVQRVIRGYEFYTPSLPPLKKPPELSIEVLNGSGAAGMGRNMERKLKTLGYSVWNTKDAGRFDYGETIIINWQGTALEDEAHILARKLYINPANILTRQPQNNTNLSFSLIVGHDWPIER, encoded by the coding sequence ATGTTCAGCGGCGCGCAAAAGAAAATCCTGATAATTATCGCCATTGTTTCGATAGCCGGGGCTTTAAGCGGCATCCTGATCAATGTCCTCAATTACAGCGCCGAAACTTTTGGCATGCTTGTCAAGCTGCTTACCATGACTTTTCCGCAGCGGCATCTCTCGAACAACACCACCGTGCTGATCATGGGCGTCGACAACAGCGCGGACAATATCCGCCGCGCCGACACGATCATGGTCGCCAATCTCAATCCTTACACGAAATATATCGGCGTGCTGTCCATACCGCGCGACTGCCGCATGCCCGTGCCCGGCCACGGCCAGACCAAGATCAACCACGCTTACGCTTACGGTGGCCCGCAGCTGCTGCGCGAGGCTGTGTCCAATTATCTGCAGACGCCGATCCCTTACTATATAGAAATCGACATCAATGGACTGGCCGCGCTGGTCGATCAGATCGGCGGCGTGCCGCTCGATGTGGAAAAACGCATGTATTATGTTGACCGCGCTGGCGATCTGTACATCGATTTGCAGCCGGGCTATCAAGTGCTTGATGGCAGCAAAGCCCTGCAGTATGTGCGTTTCCGCAACGACGCGGCGGTGGATCTCGGGCGCATTGAGCGGCAGCATAAATTTTTGCAGGCTGTCGGCAATAAACTGCTGAAAGCTAATATTATTTTCAAAGCGCCGACGATGATCTTTAAAATGGCCAAATTTGTGCGGACCAACGCGCCGGCGTCGCTTTTTATCGACGTGGCCAACCGCGCCAAGGAGGCCTATCAGCTTGGGCATCTGGATATTGTGACCATACCCGGCGCGCCGGTGGACATCAATGGCGTGGCTTATTTGCAGCCGGACTGGCAGCGCACGCAAAATCTAGTGCAGCGCGTGATCCGCGGCTATGAGTTTTACACGCCCAGCCTGCCGCCGCTCAAAAAACCGCCGGAACTCTCCATCGAAGTGCTCAACGGCAGCGGCGCTGCCGGCATGGGACGCAATATGGAAAGAAAATTAAAAACGCTCGGCTATTCAGTATGGAATACCAAAGACGCCGGCCGTTTTGACTACGGCGAAACGATCATTATCAACTGGCAGGGCACGGCGCTGGAAGACGAGGCGCATATTCTGGCGCGCAAACTTTACATCAACCCCGCCAATATTTTGACGCGCCAGCCGCAGAACAACACGAATTTAAGTTTTTCTCTTATCGTCGGCCATGACTGGCCTATCGAACGTTGA
- the yqeK gene encoding bis(5'-nucleosyl)-tetraphosphatase (symmetrical) YqeK, translating into MPAKKNSPNSAYKLHRFQAVLQQSLTAEKYRHSLRTAEWAKQIAALCNYDTDAAYLAGLLHDCAKTADADYLLAQAQKHRLRLAKKYRENPLLLHGPLGAVWAREKFGVTNQKILNAIHYHTLGRAGMGKLEKIIYVADYSEPGRHGPAAREIRRLLRKNGDLEQAVKIKRETNAKKFGLAV; encoded by the coding sequence ATGCCCGCAAAGAAAAACTCCCCGAATTCAGCTTATAAATTACACCGATTCCAGGCGGTTCTCCAGCAAAGTCTGACCGCGGAAAAATACCGGCATTCTTTGCGCACGGCGGAGTGGGCTAAACAGATCGCCGCGCTCTGCAATTATGACACGGACGCCGCTTATCTCGCCGGACTTTTGCACGACTGCGCCAAAACTGCCGACGCGGATTATTTATTAGCGCAAGCCCAAAAGCACCGCCTGCGTTTGGCCAAAAAATACAGAGAAAACCCGCTGCTGCTGCACGGTCCGCTGGGCGCGGTTTGGGCGCGTGAAAAATTCGGCGTCACAAATCAAAAAATCCTTAACGCGATACATTATCATACGCTTGGCCGCGCCGGGATGGGCAAACTGGAAAAAATAATTTACGTCGCGGATTATTCCGAACCCGGACGCCACGGCCCGGCAGCGCGGGAGATCCGCCGGCTGCTGCGGAAAAACGGGGATTTGGAGCAGGCCGTAAAAATCAAAAGAGAGACCAACGCCAAAAAATTCGGCCTGGCTGTATAA